A genomic window from Candidatus Thiocaldithrix dubininis includes:
- a CDS encoding DUF1552 domain-containing protein: protein MTIMQQRRQFLKWLAAAGLGSAVLPYASMAYAGESPRRAIFVYFPDGMRPENWHAQGTGTNFTLPPMTAPLEAVRQHCVFLSGVDMLGAGSTHEGGVLKLLTGADGRASDKAVSLDYYLGQAFKTQTIRPHLNLNIVPVWDSAGITFDNNGLRVAPEPNPLAAFASLFGANASNNFLAQRRASVLDSSLAELNALRTKLGSVEKAKLDTHVESVRELEQKLNANTGACAAWNFNPTGFQVTRTGFWSNPEYRDASKMGIISGLQMDIAVHALACDLTRVVTLTWGHAVNEAIISESGSGQTCHQASHSGGEDFIKIKAWYTAQLAKLIQQLASVPEGNGTLLDNTVIFVGSDLANGGWHNHADMPFIIAGGHNAGISGGRSLRFNGTAHNKILVSIAQFMGLPINRFGTQDSNPGPLPGLIG, encoded by the coding sequence ATGACGATCATGCAACAACGGCGTCAGTTCTTAAAATGGCTAGCAGCCGCAGGTCTTGGTAGCGCGGTATTACCTTATGCCAGTATGGCTTATGCAGGTGAAAGCCCACGCCGCGCTATTTTTGTCTACTTTCCAGACGGCATGCGCCCTGAAAACTGGCATGCACAAGGCACAGGTACTAATTTTACCTTGCCACCCATGACTGCCCCTTTAGAAGCCGTGCGGCAACACTGTGTATTTTTAAGTGGGGTGGATATGTTGGGCGCAGGCTCAACCCATGAAGGTGGTGTGTTAAAGCTCTTAACCGGCGCAGATGGGCGAGCCAGTGATAAAGCCGTTAGCCTTGATTATTATTTGGGGCAAGCCTTTAAAACCCAAACCATTCGCCCCCACCTCAATTTAAATATTGTGCCAGTGTGGGATAGTGCTGGCATTACCTTTGATAATAATGGGTTACGGGTTGCGCCTGAACCCAATCCTTTAGCAGCATTTGCCTCGTTATTTGGCGCGAATGCCAGTAATAATTTCCTAGCACAACGCCGTGCTAGTGTGTTGGATAGCTCTTTAGCTGAATTAAACGCCTTACGCACCAAGTTAGGCAGTGTTGAAAAAGCCAAGTTGGATACACACGTAGAATCAGTACGTGAGTTGGAACAAAAGCTCAATGCCAACACCGGTGCGTGCGCCGCGTGGAACTTTAACCCCACGGGTTTTCAAGTCACGCGTACCGGCTTCTGGAGCAATCCCGAATATCGCGATGCCAGTAAAATGGGCATCATTAGCGGTTTACAAATGGATATAGCCGTACACGCCTTGGCTTGCGATTTAACCCGAGTAGTAACGCTGACATGGGGACACGCGGTTAATGAAGCGATTATTAGCGAATCGGGTAGCGGTCAAACCTGCCATCAAGCCTCGCATTCAGGCGGTGAAGACTTTATTAAAATTAAAGCTTGGTATACCGCGCAATTGGCTAAATTGATTCAACAATTGGCAAGTGTACCGGAAGGCAATGGCACGCTATTAGATAATACCGTTATTTTTGTGGGCAGCGATTTAGCCAATGGTGGTTGGCATAATCATGCGGATATGCCGTTTATTATTGCAGGTGGGCATAATGCCGGTATTAGTGGCGGGCGCAGTTTACG